From the Silvanigrella paludirubra genome, one window contains:
- a CDS encoding FliH/SctL family protein, protein MGSRVGKLVKKSNEKVMKMLDMESYPWLHFNEQSIIFPDNVKKTVILEKMHDPLEISEKVQIAKEFEKPFAEKSKPLIPRDMTEDYKKGQREMVKRRRRSIMDEEEAMALELAEIEHSEEIKIDNKNKKNQQKKQVNDQNKFTNFNPSKSEEVNEKKENIEEKNVEIKPQMEQKPIENINKPNEIDQNQIELKLKEAKEEGYSKGHLEGFEKGEKEGREEGFKKGYEEGNSNGFRTGEERGLIASESKFDRAFSNISEAAIRMDKLKISLIEEGKDIFLELAKLCCERILREQIKVSDSSLIKLFDEVLKSFSATSSLSIQMNPSDAIRIKKHLESMNENSRIQIKENNALEIGSFQIENDTGASLVDIKKNVDHVIQNIKSELFKDINNESEKNEKENFELKKAI, encoded by the coding sequence GTGGGCTCTAGAGTTGGTAAACTTGTTAAAAAATCAAATGAAAAAGTAATGAAAATGCTTGATATGGAAAGTTATCCATGGCTTCATTTTAATGAACAAAGTATTATTTTTCCAGATAATGTTAAAAAAACTGTTATATTAGAGAAAATGCATGACCCACTAGAAATTTCTGAAAAAGTTCAAATTGCAAAAGAATTCGAAAAACCTTTTGCTGAAAAATCTAAGCCATTAATTCCAAGAGATATGACTGAAGATTATAAAAAAGGTCAAAGGGAAATGGTTAAGAGAAGAAGAAGATCTATAATGGATGAAGAAGAAGCTATGGCATTAGAACTTGCTGAAATTGAGCATTCTGAAGAAATTAAAATAGATAATAAAAATAAAAAAAATCAACAAAAAAAACAAGTAAATGATCAGAATAAATTCACAAATTTTAATCCAAGTAAATCAGAAGAAGTTAATGAAAAAAAAGAAAATATTGAAGAAAAAAACGTTGAAATAAAACCTCAAATGGAACAAAAGCCAATTGAAAATATAAATAAACCAAATGAAATAGATCAAAATCAGATTGAATTAAAATTGAAAGAAGCAAAAGAAGAAGGCTACTCAAAAGGTCATTTAGAAGGTTTTGAAAAAGGAGAAAAAGAAGGACGTGAAGAAGGTTTTAAAAAAGGATATGAAGAAGGAAATTCAAACGGTTTTCGGACTGGTGAAGAAAGAGGATTGATTGCTTCTGAATCCAAATTTGATCGAGCTTTTTCAAATATTTCAGAAGCTGCCATTCGAATGGATAAATTAAAAATTTCATTAATCGAAGAAGGTAAAGATATTTTTTTAGAATTAGCTAAACTTTGTTGTGAAAGAATATTGAGAGAACAAATAAAAGTAAGTGATTCATCATTGATAAAGTTATTTGATGAAGTTTTAAAATCCTTCAGTGCAACGTCTTCCTTATCAATTCAAATGAATCCTAGTGATGCTATAAGAATTAAAAAGCATCTTGAATCTATGAATGAAAATTCAAGAATTCAAATAAAAGAAAACAATGCTCTTGAAATTGGAAGCTTTCAGATAGAAAATGATACGGGTGCTTCTCT
- the fliG gene encoding flagellar motor switch protein FliG yields the protein MAVKYTGPQKAAILLLAFGEEISAEIFKHMTEFEIKRIGSAMSRLGRVDSDAIDTVMEEFYQILQSNKKYFLGSNDFTKRLIESAFKSDQANALIDELSLTSNANLESLELIDPKTLANFLRSEHPQTMALILAHLDPKKFGECLKILPESLHTELILRVASLESVSPEIIDEIDDVLRNEIQRLGNVTSSKVGGIDPIVEMLNLMDKATEENILDRLEERDPDLAENIRKLMFVFDDLIKIDDRGIQTVLREVKPEQLKLALKTASEGVKELIYKNMSQKAAENLKEEMTIMGPAKISDVEQAQFAIVQVARRLNDEGKIVISASGENALV from the coding sequence GTGGCAGTTAAGTATACAGGGCCCCAGAAGGCGGCAATTCTTTTGCTAGCATTTGGCGAAGAAATATCTGCAGAAATTTTCAAACATATGACTGAGTTTGAAATCAAGCGCATTGGTAGCGCTATGAGTCGACTTGGTCGTGTTGATAGTGATGCAATTGATACTGTAATGGAAGAATTTTACCAAATTCTACAATCAAATAAAAAATACTTCTTAGGAAGTAACGACTTTACAAAACGATTAATTGAATCTGCTTTTAAAAGTGACCAAGCAAATGCTTTAATTGATGAACTTTCTTTAACATCAAATGCAAACTTAGAATCTTTAGAATTAATTGATCCGAAAACTTTAGCCAATTTTTTAAGAAGTGAGCATCCGCAAACAATGGCTCTTATTTTAGCTCATTTAGACCCAAAAAAATTTGGAGAATGTCTAAAAATTTTACCAGAAAGTTTGCATACAGAATTAATTTTAAGAGTAGCAAGTTTAGAAAGTGTTTCACCTGAAATTATAGATGAAATTGATGATGTTTTAAGAAATGAAATCCAGAGACTAGGAAACGTAACAAGTTCTAAAGTAGGAGGTATTGATCCTATTGTTGAAATGCTAAATCTTATGGATAAAGCTACAGAAGAAAATATATTAGATAGATTAGAAGAAAGAGATCCAGATTTAGCAGAAAATATTCGTAAATTAATGTTTGTATTTGATGACTTAATTAAAATTGATGATAGAGGAATTCAAACAGTATTGCGTGAAGTTAAGCCAGAGCAATTAAAACTAGCATTAAAGACAGCTTCGGAAGGCGTAAAAGAATTAATTTACAAAAACATGTCTCAAAAAGCTGCTGAAAATTTAAAAGAAGAAATGACAATTATGGGACCTGCTAAAATATCCGATGTCGAACAGGCTCAATTTGCCATTGTTCAAGTAGCTCGTAGATTAAATGATGAAGGTAAAATTGTTATTTCTGCAAGTGGAGAAAATGCATTAGTGTAA